One Arachis hypogaea cultivar Tifrunner chromosome 2, arahy.Tifrunner.gnm2.J5K5, whole genome shotgun sequence genomic window, gtgtaaaaaatattaaaattaacagaataattttttgtaaattaaaagtattcataattaaaaatctagCTAGATCTTTGAGTtgtatgtattttaaaaaaaatattctattaattttaatattttttatataaaaataacttaattataaaattaaaaatattataaaaatttaattaaaaaattataaaaatctaattaaaaatttgataaaattataagaacgaacaaaataattaaaccttaattctatagacacaaaaaaaaaaccttgattctattaaaaaaaattccctAAAAATTCATCTATGACTTGGCAGTTGGCACGACATGATTGATTCTTCCTTTAGTTGACTAAACTAGAATTCAAATCAAAACCTATTGAAAATCCCGCACATAGCAACCAAAAAATGCTAaatttggggatttagggtttttttttttctatcttcaTCGTTTTTTCCAACCAAGCTTGCAATAATTTAAGTTCGCGCCAAAATGGAACCGGAAGGtaagcttttcttcttcctttcacccttcaattgaattgaattgatgtttttgtttttaaatcaATAATTCAACACTGTGTTGACAGTGTTGTATGTGATTCTGTACCCTTCATCACGTTTTAGGGCAAAAGGGTACCGTAAACCCTTCAGCAATGCTAGCTTCCTTGCTTAGTAGGAGAGCCAAGCTTCACGAAGATTTGCGCAGCATTGAAAAGCAGGTAAATCTTCCAACTTGTTGTCTGTTCGTTGCTTTGCTTTGCTTAGTAATTGGTGGATATTATTCTGTCTCTATTCACTTTCACAGTGTTCTTTTATAGAGTCTTCATTTTATGCTAATTTTTGAGATAGGATTGCAAATTGGGTAAAATGTACTATAACCTAAGTAAACCCTAGTCTCAACTCTCACCCTGACAAGAAACATAGATTACAGAGTTATTCTTTGTGATTCAAAATTGATAAATTTGTCTCACAATTTGAAAAAAGGTGACATATCAATTCTTTTGGACAAAATTCTTAATTGCACAAGAGGAATAATGTTTGTTCCATTTAGTGATGAAAAAACTAACTTGTCCAATAAGGATACAGTGAGAGAGTGAAAGACCAATGTTTGTGGTGAAGGACAAATTCGTCTCTTTCGATCTTAATTGACTACTTTTTCCCCTGTGTTTTTGGTAAGACTTAAGAGACTGAATTTAGGTTTTAAACCTAAATTGGGCACTTCACTTGCATACATCTTGACTAAATTTGCAGATTTTGGGAGAAAGGGGCAAAGTCTTTGTGGCAATGTGCACTATATGCCATATTTATGGAGTATTTGATTAGAACACAATATGTGCACCTCTATTGATAGCTTCTTAGGAAAAGTTGTTGTTTGGGATAGAATTAAGTGTCTATCATGTATTTGGTGTAAAGCATATGGACTCTTCAGAGGACTTTCCCTCCCCAGATATCTTAAGAAATTGGAAATCTACAATCCACTGATTTTATAGTTTTCTTTGTATTGTTTAAGTTACGAGGATCTCTTTTCTTCCACTTCTTTATATTTACTCTTCTTATCTTAATaaaattttccttttgttataAAAAAGTTTAATCGTTTGACTTGAAAAACAATTTCATGTTCAAGTTAATGTTAATTTAATGCAATAGGATTCAGTTGTATGTTTCATGTTGAGTTGGGGTTGGGTATTCAATGGTGTACTTTGGGTGCAATATCTTTCATTATGTTATACTCTTACAAGACAAGAAGGGTAATAGGGTATAACGTTTTTCTCTCAACACAGGTTTATGACATGGAGACAAGTTATTTACAGGATCCTGGGCAATGTGGCAATGTACTAAAAGGATTTGAAGGGTTCCTATCTTCGTCAAAGAACACTGCACTGTATGGAGCTTCTTATCTCTGGCTCTCCTTTCCTTTTATGATTTGGACTTTTGAAATAATCCTGACTCTTGTTGTACTCTCTCTTGACTTGTTGACCAAGGGACCTCTTcctttgattctcttagttttagaagtttattttgtgattttggtaatCTTCAGGAGAATATGATAGATGATAGCATGCTAATGATCTGCTGTACATATTTGAAAGCTGTATTTTGTAGGCATATATTAAAATATTCAGTGATTTTGATTCTTGGGAAAGGCTATTGTGTGGAATTTGTAACTTGCATTCACTGCAAACATGCCACACAATGGACTTGCATTGATAgcgatcattatatatatatatatatatatatagaaactcACATGTGTTTGCATGTTCTAGGTGGAATATAAAGCTAAAGATAGCTTGACTAATGTTTCAATCTTTATATGACATTGGTGAATATAATTTCTTCATGGCAGCTTGAAGCGGTCAAGAAAGTTTCAGCCTGAAGATAGACTCTTTTCATTATCTTCAGTGACCTCGCCTGCGGTATTTTCTGATATTCTGGGATAATCTTCAATCCaggaacttaaaaaaaaaagaaaaaagaaaaaagaaaaagaaaggctgCCCACTTGTGAGAACTAtgtcataagactgagataggAAGAAATGAAGATAAACCTATGCActaaattggtttttttttttttcagcatCTACATCCTTATAATGTTATCATATATTTTTTGACAATTTAACCAAAGAATGTCTGATCTGATGTTATTATTAATCATTTCAATCAACTTGAAACAGAATATTTTTAATGGCAAATTTTATGTTAATGTTAAACATCATTGATGCTTAGAATTTTTTCCTTGACCCTTATTTGAATGTTCAAAGCATAAAGCATACTTTTTGTCCCTAATGtttgcaaaatttttcaaaatgacccctaatatttaatttgattcaattgaAACTTATTTCTAACATTAGGgacaaaattgaatcaaattaaacattaGGGATACTTgtgaagaatttcacaaatgttGGGTATAAAAAAAACATACTTTACCCATGTTCAAATGTAAGGTTTTTGGTCAATTGTGTCCAGCTTAGTTGTTGGAGTTATATAGGTTAGTACTTCACGGTTGTCATGACCCATCTTTGGTTAGTACAACCCTGTTTTTCTCTGTGACGGTTTTTAAGCGTCCATATCGTTTTGCAAGTTGGTCATTTCTAACATGTAACATGCATTTAATTTCATCTGATTTACTATAGGCTGAAGATCTAGCAACTGGACGAGATGGTGAGTTCATATAACCAAGCATTTCGTTAACATTACTGCCATCAATTTTATTGTCTGCTAATTCATTGTATTTCCACTTATATCAGATGGGAGACCGGATTTTGGTCCTGGTCGTTCAAAAGGTGGTGGAATTTATGCAAATGGCCAGTAAGTACTGAACTAATGCgtgttttgatttgatttgatcttgttgaatttattttctaaattaaaaataaataaataagtgtaTAGAAATATCTTATATCTTGGAAAATATGTACAAAAAGTCAAAACCTTGCTGGATTATGAGCTAAGATATCTGCATGTGTGCACCCTTAGGGGTAAACCAAAGAAGGGAAGAGGTGGTCCAAGGGACGCAAAGAGATTAAGGCCTTCAACTGAACAAGATTTTGATTATGAAGATGATCCTGATTTGACATTATGATTGAAAATGTTGGTGCTAGTTTCTGTTCACAAGATCCTTGGAGCAATCTTGTTTTGATCCTAATGTCTCATTACATTTTGTGTACATATTGTACTCTTGTTGTACATGTTTAGCTACCCCAAAGTTAtggaatttattataataaagcCCTTGTACTCATGTTGTACATGTATTGTTACCACGTATCTGGTTCAAGTGAATGTCTCTGTGCACATgttagttttcttcttttttttttcttttggcaatttttttttttttggttaaggcAAATATTTGGTACACAGGCAAAATTAGCACAAGAGCTTAATGTTTCAAGAATAGTTGAATGGGTTAATGTGCTTTTCcatgtaattaattatatgtgaaggtatcgttttgttttattttttttatttttttattgattgatTGACAGCTCTTAAATGAAGCTAACTTCCTTCCATGGTTTGAGAACAGGAAGGGAATCAGCCATTAGACCGGTCTGgttgagaaaaaaaattagttgtgAGCAATTCGATTAAAAATCGATAAAATtgttaaaaatctaaaatcattaaACCAATCGGTTCGTTTTGTTTTTTTTagtgattaattaatttaaaataataaaaataaaaattatttttatagaatatatatatgatacataaatatattatttattatattccaTTCAATCTCTTGAATTTCAGTTAAACTTtcgatattaaaaaatttattgataaatttgGTTTTCCATATGCTTGCTTACTtcggtgttttttttttcttcttctggaCAGGTCTTTAACTTCAACTCAATTCTGTTGTTTGGCAATTTTTTTTAGGTCTATTATACATATAAGTTTTTTTGGTTTACAAGTTATACAAGTTGGCCAAGCCCAACAAACACCACTTTCACATATATAAGTGTGTACACACGCGCTCCATTCAACCGTTTCAATAGCGCACTCACTTACGAAGTTACCATTATGAAAAacggttcttcttcttcctcgattAAAACCACAACCGTGAAAATTCAAACGACGTTCGAAATCTCTGAAGAAACTGTCAAAATCGTCGCCAACACTCgatgaaatcaacaagaaaattttaaaatctttatcaAAAAACACcgaaacaaaagaagaaagattATTCAAGGTACCGTTTCACTAATCTTCGAGgtttttcacttttctctttctcatttCGAACGTGAAACACTATATAATCGTATTTCTATTTATTAAGTAGATTCATTATGTGTTCTTGgtttaaaatagatattattgtTCTGGTCAAACTGTTAAATCGATGATAATTGTTTTACGTACTGTTTCGAGAATAGTTTAGTGTATATTTTCATGTGTTTTTGTGAATGTTTGCATGTTTGAAACTGAGTTTGTATAAATAGAAATTTTCGCCGTATTTCAAGTAAATTCGACTATAACTGGTGCTGTTGTTCTTGAATATTGTCCTTGTGCATCTGGTGTCATTTTATGCATCTTTGGTTGActtgaacataattttgaactcaTATTATGTCATgtaaactaaaaaaatagtaGAGGTATATATGGCTAGTATTTGGGTATCTATCATGGAAATTCAAGTGTAATTGGTTCTGTATGTTTTTATCTattaacaatatttttatttcttacaGTAAAAATAGCAAGCAAGAACCCTGCTCCAAAAAAATACAACGTAAGCACATATATCTTAGGCTAACTCAGTTTTTCTTTGTATAAATATAACTTATTTAAATGATTCTCGTTTCGTTTCTTTACAGAAAACCAAAGATTTGAGATGCTCAACAAGACTATTGAATGAAAAGTTCCAAAACATGAGTGAAGAAAAGAAGGCCATCATTCGGGAATTGGATTTGATGGTATGATGCACATCTCACCGATGAATCTGTCACATAAATTCTTGAAGGAGTTGACATATTCCTCTAATTTGGTAAGAAACAGTTTGGACACCTGGTACGGTGTATTGACCATCAACCAAGAAAATATAAGAGTTGCCCTTGGCTTGAATGCATCTGGTAACTTGCATTCTTTGTAATCTATTCTTTTTAATCCATTCTTTTGAATTCATATTATctcatgtaataaaaaaataaatttaggtgTATATGACTgatattttggtgtattttaagTGAATTGGAGTGTAATTAGTGATCTTGTTTTGTTGCTTTTGTGGGGGACCTATTTCcagaaaaaaaagttaattttacagaaggttccaggaaaaaaatattgaagaatCTGACGGATGAGATGATGGATATTGGTGTTGACACTGATGAAGATCGGCTTTTGTTCAAGAGGGTTTTCATCCTATATATTCAAATGGCGTTCTTATTGCCAACAACGATAAACAAAGTTTCTCCAGTCCACATGCCTCCAATTTTTCGCGTGGACAACATAAGAGAGTGGAACTGGGGTGGCCATGTCCTCGAATTCATCATCAAGGGCATACGCGAGCACcacttgaaaaagaaaaaatccatTGATGGTTGTCTATATGCCTTGATGATTGTATACTTTCatgaatcaaaacacaaaaacaaGAATGCAGATGCAATCCCTAGACCGCCTTGGGTAAGGCATTGGACTAAGGAGTTACTGCTTCAGAGGATTGAAGCTAAAACTCACGATCATATGGTAACTGAACAGAATACTTTCTCTAATTTGGGTGTATTTGTTTTATGTACATGATATAAACTAATGTTTTAACTATTTTAGGGCATCGTCAAGAGGGTAGAActaaaaaagaaattgaagacaatgaaaaaggaagaaaagaaagaaaaaaaaaaagaaaaaagacaaaaaaaggaGGACATTTCATCGGAGAGTGATATTGCTTTTTTCTCTGAGTTTGAGTCTGAACAAGACTCAAAGGAACCAACAAAAACAAGGAAATAACCAACCAGAACAACAAAAAAGTAAGTAATATTTTTCGgtgtattttgtcatttttattgtgttttttgcTAATGATTATTTGCTGTTGTTCAAAATGGTATCCAAAAAGAGGAAGCAGATTGTAGAGGATTCATCTTCGGAAAGCGAAAGTGGATCTGATGATGAGTAAGATTCTAAAATTGTCATTGCATTGCTATATTTTCtgtttatatcaaaattttatgtATTAACAGAGTGTTTCTCATTTATTGTCAGAAATGAAGAATCAGAgccaataataaaagaaaaatcaaagaaaaaagttCAGAGTCCACCAAAAAAGTATGCATTGCTTTCGGGAGTATTTTATCGTCAATTTTATCGTGTTTGTGTGATTGATACTTCTTTGATTTCCAGGATGCAATCCAGAAGAAGAAAGCACATTATTGAGGATTCAtctactgaaaaaaaaaactgaatctGATGATGTGTAAGATACATTATAAAGCTATCTtactattttttatcaaaattttatttgttaatttattCTTTTGCAATCTGCTGTTAAAACTgaacaaatacaaaaaaattttagagaatcaaaaaacgaaaaaaacaaataaaaaggatGCACAAGGGTATGTTATTTTTCGGTGTATATATATTGCTGATTTTAAGGTGTTTTTGTTACTGATGATTGTTTTTGCTTTTCCAGGATACAGAAAAAAAGGACAGACATACCAGAAGCTGGGCTCCCCTCAACAGAAGCTCACTGTGATTTATTCTAAACGTAAGATcttttatttgataaaattttgCAAATCCTAATGTAATTAAATAGTCTAGTTTTACTGAATGATGTTTATTTTGTTCTTAGAATGTCGGAGGTGAACTTGGGAAGTGAAAATGATCAAGTCTTCCAAACACAAACAGATCATAACAGTGTAAACAAACTATGTGATAACATGTAATTTCTACTTCTATTGGAATTTTCTTAATTCTTCTATTAGCATCTTCTGCttctgattatatatatatatatatatatatatatatatatatatatatatatatatatatatatatatattaaaaagttcTTTAAtgatttattcaagaaaaaaaagacagtaaaaaaaagaagaaaaaattgcaACTATGTAAGTTCTCATAACACAGAGGCTGTGTTTCTATTTAATGCTTGAAGTGTATTCTGACAAGATTTTGGTAGATTTTAGGTTggatggagaagaagaatcatTCAATGGCCTGGCTCAACAAAAAATGACCGTTAATCGAAAAGAGACACATTTGCAATCTGAACCACTCGAGATGTGAGTTTTCTAACTTACTTTCAACCTTCTAATCTTCTATTTTaagagagtttattaatttttatttttgttttggttaGAGTTCTGCTTCAAATATGTGTACCTCCGTCAGAGATGAGAGCATCAAGCCCTCTGCAAAGTGAATCAACCCCTCCAAAGTCTCCGAGCGAGAAAATTAGAGAAGAAACAGTTAAGGGGTAAGGAATAATATTTGGTTACATGTATTTTATATAGAGGTGTATTTGGTCCTTATTTCGGTGTATCTCTTGTGAATTGAGGTGGACTtggtttttttctaatttaaaacctttttttaACCCTGCAGCACTCCACAACCCCATCAACATTCTGAAAGCACACCCACAGAGCCAGTAGCTCCTTCTAAAATGTAAGTTCTACACAATATAACTCTCTTTCGATATTTTTcgtctattcttattcttatagtatattatatatcaCCATGCAGTCAATCACCCCCTCAAGCCACTGCTGCATTGATGATGATTTACAGGATAGCATCATTTGTAAAGCATGAATTCCTTACGCCATCATTCAACCTTGACTTTACTGATTCGAGTCAGGAAAAGACAATGACTCCGGAGGGGCGGCCGGGGTCTGAGAAGGGAAAAAGTCAAGAAAGTTCGatattggttgaagatttagaggAGCTGGTGGAGCAAGTTACAAACACTAGGGTTACGGCGGCCTTAAATTTTGCTGAGGATAGAAGTCCCACGCTCCAAAAGGTACAGCCCGTGGGGCACTTTGTTGAAAAGTTCGAAACTCCTGCAAGGTAGAGCGAAGTGTCGGGTGAACTCAAAGAAAAGTGCTTCCTCTGTGCCACAAATTTAAAGACCAATGACAATGGAAGCACTAATGAGTCAGACACAATGTGCATCCTGAACGCTCAACAATCGATGGAGATAACAAAAGGCCACTTTGTGTCTTTAAAAGCCAGTACATATTGAAATTGAGGTAAtcttagaataacattaatgattttATTACGACTTGTGACTACCATGTGTGTGTAGTTACTTTGAGTGTTCTGTTTTACTAGATTGTGACTACAATGTGActaattctcaacaaaaaataaGAATGAAAAGATTTGAAGAACAAGTTTACTGTTTTCCTCTAATATTGTGTTAAGGTGTATTAAGCTCAAATTTTGGCGTATTTATGTAATGTATTATGTGTAAAACTATTTCTTTCGGTGTTATACAAATTCTGTAGAATATGGCTTTGGAGAATCATGAGGAGGAGTTCttacataaaaaaaacaaaaaaacccttCGACATTCAAGACTACAAAATGTTCATCCCTTATTTGGACATGAAAAAGTTGTCATCCCATCCATATGTAGGTTTTTGTTTCTAAAACTTCTTATCACAATTCTTTCTTTAAGTGCTAGTTAAACTAAAACATTGTTCTATCTGACCAAACTTCAGATATTTGCCCTGATTTGCTACGAAAATATTGGTGGATATggatggtggatactaaaaacaaaaaattttgcgTCCTTGACCCGTTTCACAAGAAGTGTCCCTTAGAATCAAGAATGAAACTTAATAGATTTGTTGTAAATTGATTCTGCTTTCTATATAAATTTCTTGGTTTCTGTCTGTTGTTAGTAATATAAGAATTAGGTGTAGTGCTATTTAACATAAGATGTATTATTGGATCATTTGGGTGTAATGAGTTTTAAAAATGTAGTCTTtcttatattttatgttttttggtttttagggACACGTGATCTCTAGAATGAGGGTATTTGCTGGAGGGCAACCTCTTACTAAAAGGGATGATAAAATTGAACCATCATATGTCAAAATTACGGGCCAAAAAATGAGATATAAATCTTTCTCTCtgataaattttgtgttttttcttactgtcctattttattttgctaatttatttttgttttagctACGACTGTGCGGTTTATATAATGAAATGGCTCGGGATCATCGAACCGACAAACATTAAAAAGGG contains:
- the LOC112738627 gene encoding uncharacterized protein isoform X1; translated protein: MEPEGQKGTVNPSAMLASLLSRRAKLHEDLRSIEKQVYDMETSYLQDPGQCGNVLKGFEGFLSSSKNTALLKRSRKFQPEDRLFSLSSVTSPAAEDLATGRDDGRPDFGPGRSKGGGIYANGQGKPKKGRGGPRDAKRLRPSTEQDFDYEDDPDLTL
- the LOC112738627 gene encoding uncharacterized protein isoform X2, with product MLASLLSRRAKLHEDLRSIEKQVYDMETSYLQDPGQCGNVLKGFEGFLSSSKNTALLKRSRKFQPEDRLFSLSSVTSPAAEDLATGRDDGRPDFGPGRSKGGGIYANGQGKPKKGRGGPRDAKRLRPSTEQDFDYEDDPDLTL